CACAGGCGGATCAGCGCCATCTCGGCGGCGCGGATCGGCGACGGCGCGGCCTGCGTCTCCTGCAGGCCCTTGAGCAGCATCTGCCAGGCGCGCGTCAGATGCGACATCGCGAGCCGCTTGGCCATGTCGGCGCCGCGCGTGCGCTCGAGCTCGGGCGCCGCCGCGGCGGCGTCGGGCACGATCTTCGCGCGCGTCAGCCAGTGGGTCAGCTCGAGCAGATCCTCCAGCACGATCGCCGGATCGGCGCCCGAATCGTAGAGGTCGCCGAGCAGCGCGAGCGCGCCGGGCGTGTCGCCCTTCATGGTCCGGTCGAGCAGGTCGAAGACGTGCCCGCGGTCGGCCAGCCCCAGCATGTCGCGGACCTGGGCCACGTCGACGACGCCGCCGCCATGGGCGATCGCCTGGTCGAGCAGGCTGAGCCCGTCGCGCACCGAGCCGTCGGCGGCGCGCGCGATCATTCGCAGCGCCTCGGGCGCGATCTCGACCTTCTCGGCCTCGCACACGCGCGCGAAATGCGCCGTCAGCGGCTCGACCGGCACGCGCCGCAGGTCGAAGCGCTGGCAGCGCGACAGCACCGTGACCGGCACCTTGCGGATCTCGGTGGTCGCGAACAGGAATTTCACGTGCGGCGGCGGTTCCTCGAGCGTCTTCAGCAGGCCGTTGAAGGCCTGCTTCGACAGCATGTGGACCTCGTCGATGATGTAGACCTTGTAGCGCGCCGACACCGGCCGGTAGCGCGTGCCGTCGATGATCTCGCGGATGTCGTCGATGCCGGTTCGGCTGGCGGCGTCCATCTCCTGGACGTCGACGTGGCGGTCCTCGGCGATCGCGACGCAGCTCTCGCACACGCCGCAGGGGTCCATCGTCAGCCCGCCCTTGCCGTCGGGCCCGACGCAGTTCAGCGCCTTGGCGATGATGCGGGCGGTGGTCGTCTTGCCGACCCCGCGCACGCCCGTCAGCATGAAGGCGTGCGCCAGGCGGCCGGCCTCCAGCGCGTTGCGCAGCGTGCGCACCATCGCCTCCTGGCCGATCAGCGTCGAGAAATCGGTCGGTCGGTATTTGCGCGCCAGAACGCGGTACGGCGAGCCGTCGGCGGAGTCGGACGCGTTGACCATGGCGACAGGCGCCTCGTGCGAGCGTCGGCGCCGGGCGCCGGGCGGGCGCTCCGCCTCGTCGGCCGGAGCGGTGAGTACCGGAGAACCGGGTGGGAGACCGGACACGACCCGCAGCGAATTCGTTACGGCTGCTTCCTTCCGGATCTGACCGGGTTGGCGAAGACTACGTCCGCGCCGGCCTCCCGAGGGCCTTATATCAGGACTCGCCCCCGATTCGGCAAGGCGGAAGAATCGGCCCGGAAACGGCGCTCACGCGGCGGCGTGGGCGGGGTAGGGCGCGCGTTCGCGCGGCCGGCGGTCGGGCGCGCGGGCGGCCGGCTGGTCCACGATGTCGACCGCGATCGACACGACCGAGCCGATCAGGATCATCGCCGGACGCGACGGGTCGAGGCTGGCGATCCGGCCGGCGATGTCGCCCAGCGTGCCGAACAGGGTCTTCTGGGTCGACCGCGTGCCGTCGACCACCACCGCGACGGGGGTGCCCGGATCGAGCCCGCGGCCGATCAGCCGCGCCGTCAGCTGGCGCACGGTCGCCAGGCCCATGTAGACGCACAGCGTCTGCTCGCGCGCCGCCAGCGGCGCCCAGTCGAGATCGAGCGTGCCGTCCTTCAGGTGGCCGGCGACGAAGGTGCAGGTGCGGGCGTGGTCGCGGTGCGTCAGCGGCACGCCGATCGCCGCGGCGCAGCCGGCGGCGGCGGTGATGCCGGGCGTCACGTCGTAGGACACGCGCGCGGCGCGCAGGCCCTCGACCTCCTCGCCGCCGCGGCCGAACACGAACGGATCGCCGCCCTTCAGGCGCACAACGCGCCGGCCGCGGCGCGCCTGCTCGACCAGCGTGGCGATGATCTCCTGCTGCGGCACGCAATGGTCGGCGCGGCGCTTGCCGACGTAGACGCGCTCGGCGTCGGCGCGGGCGAGCGCGAGGATCTCGGCGCTCACCAGGCGGTCGTAGACGATCACGTCGGCGGCGCGGATCAGGCGTTGCGCGCGCAGCGTCAGAAGTTCCGGATCGCCCGGCCCGGCGCCGACCAGATGGACATGGCCGGCGGGCGGTCCCGCCGACGCCGCGCCGTCCAGCAGGTCGCGGGCGTGGCGCTCGGCCGCCGGGCCGTCGCCGGCCAGCGCCGCCTCGCCCACCGGGCCTTCGAAGAAGCGCTCCCAGAAGCGCGCCCGGGCGGCGGGATGGGTCAGCCGCGCCTTGACGCGGGCGCGCCACGACTCGCCCAGCGACGCCAGCGCGGCGACCGCCGGCGGCACGACCGACTCGATGCGCGCCCGCAGCAGGCGCGCCAGGGTCGGCGCCGCGCCCGACGTGCCGATGGCGATCGTCACGGGATCGCGGTCGACGATGGCCGGCCACGTCACCGAACAGAAAAGCCGGACGGTCGACGGCGTTGACCGGCACGCCGGCCGCGACGCAGGCGTCGAAGACCATGGCGGCGATCCGCTCCGGGACCTCCGCGACCACGACCAGCGCGACGCCGACGATATCGAGCGGATCGAACGCCGCGCGGCGCGCCACCGTGGCGCCGACCGATTCGAGCACCGCGGCCTTCCGCCGCGCCGCGTCGCCCTCGCCGATGACGAGGCAGCGCCGATCGCGCAGATCGTGGAACAACGGCAGGGTACGCATGGTCATCGGCCTCTCGGACCGTCGCGGCGCGGGACACGGCGTCGCCGACGGATCGCGTTTCGCGGTGCAAGCGCTATGCCATGGGGTCGCCGCGGCTCGATGCGCGCGGTCGGCGCGCTCCTGTCCGTGCCTGCCTGCGGATTGACCGTCCGGCGGTCGATTTGCGCGCAGTTGCGGAATCGCCGCCGCCGATGGCCTCGGGGCGCGGCGTGAATTGCGGCGGGAACGCCGCCAATGCGGGCAGGACGCTGAATCGACAGGCGGAATCGCGGCCCTCCGGCGTTGGCATGTGCGTTGCAGCATCGCCGGGTGAACGCGGCGCGCGTCGACGCGCGCCGCGAATGAAAGGTAGATGAATGCGTTCCGCCGCCCGCCTCCAGGTCGCTCGCCCCGCCGCGCCCCAGGCGGCCGCCGTCGCCGCGCCCGCCAGCGTGATCCCGATCGCCGCGCGTTCGCGCGAGCCGCTCGCCCGCCGCGCGCTCGGCGTGCTGCGCGACGCCGCCACGTCGGTCGTTCCACCGGCGATCATGCTCGCGCTGCTGCTGTTGATCTGGCAGCTCGCGTTCGACCGCCCCGGCGCGACGCTGCCGGCGCCGTCGGTGGTGTGGACGCAGGCGC
The genomic region above belongs to Rhodospirillales bacterium and contains:
- a CDS encoding DNA polymerase III subunit gamma/tau, with protein sequence MVNASDSADGSPYRVLARKYRPTDFSTLIGQEAMVRTLRNALEAGRLAHAFMLTGVRGVGKTTTARIIAKALNCVGPDGKGGLTMDPCGVCESCVAIAEDRHVDVQEMDAASRTGIDDIREIIDGTRYRPVSARYKVYIIDEVHMLSKQAFNGLLKTLEEPPPHVKFLFATTEIRKVPVTVLSRCQRFDLRRVPVEPLTAHFARVCEAEKVEIAPEALRMIARAADGSVRDGLSLLDQAIAHGGGVVDVAQVRDMLGLADRGHVFDLLDRTMKGDTPGALALLGDLYDSGADPAIVLEDLLELTHWLTRAKIVPDAAAAAPELERTRGADMAKRLAMSHLTRAWQMLLKGLQETQAAPSPIRAAEMALIRLCYAADQPTPGEALRALADGGAVPAGAAAPRPPGGGGGGATAAAGAPAVMAAAQPAARQPQSAPPAPVARLAVSNPAIATAAPRVAPAAPLVEPAPAVPARPDPRTFAEVVALFDVRREARLARHLRHDAHPVACEPGRLEFRPTGDAPPDLAAKVAAALSDWTGRRWMVTVSREAGEATLADRADVASKALHQEALEHPLVRAALAAFPGATVTVRGRIDPDAPVASGGPAAVDGPGDAPAAEDDYPTDAFDDVPESDF